In Flavobacterium sp., a single window of DNA contains:
- the traN gene encoding conjugative transposon protein TraN, translating into MKNLETLIITFIFLAGFSVSAQYDAKAEFNNIQLSYTKTTSILFPYAVKSLDIGSRDVLVQKAKGVENILLLKAGKQNFPQTNLTVVTSDGNLYSFILNFDDLCPTLNVDARLRIGDDKSLLFSLENENQKEIKEYALFALSKKNKVSGLGSKNAEIEFKVDGIFIHQDVMYFRLVLGNDSRINYDVDQLRFFIRDQKKSKRTAAQEIEMTPLLCTGEFSRISDKSETTVVFAIAKFTIPEKKKFTMQVFEKNGGRHLELNIKNRHLVNLEILGNL; encoded by the coding sequence ATGAAAAATTTAGAGACACTAATTATCACATTTATTTTTCTGGCTGGTTTTTCAGTTTCTGCACAGTATGATGCTAAAGCCGAATTTAATAATATACAGCTTAGCTATACAAAAACCACCAGTATTTTATTTCCGTATGCAGTAAAAAGCCTTGATATCGGAAGCCGTGATGTTCTGGTACAGAAAGCAAAGGGAGTTGAAAATATCCTGCTTCTTAAAGCTGGCAAGCAGAATTTTCCACAGACTAACCTGACTGTTGTAACTTCCGACGGTAATCTTTACAGTTTCATTTTAAATTTTGATGATCTGTGTCCTACATTAAATGTGGATGCACGGTTACGAATTGGTGACGATAAATCGCTGCTGTTTTCCCTTGAGAACGAAAACCAGAAAGAAATAAAAGAATATGCCCTGTTTGCTCTATCCAAGAAAAATAAGGTAAGCGGACTGGGTTCAAAAAATGCAGAAATTGAGTTTAAGGTTGACGGCATTTTTATTCATCAGGACGTGATGTATTTCAGATTGGTTTTAGGGAATGATTCCAGAATTAATTACGATGTGGACCAACTTCGTTTTTTTATCCGAGACCAGAAAAAATCCAAAAGAACTGCAGCTCAGGAAATAGAAATGACACCGCTTTTATGCACCGGAGAATTTAGCAGGATTTCCGATAAATCTGAAACTACAGTAGTTTTTGCCATAGCTAAATTTACGATACCGGAAAAGAAGAAATTCACAATGCAGGTCTTTGAGAAAAATGGAGGCAGGCATCTGGAACTTAACATAAAAAACAGGCACCTGGTTAATCTTGAAATACTGGGTAACCTATAA
- the traM gene encoding conjugative transposon protein TraM, with product MEHKTLSTREIKNRSMMLVLPLLVLPFITMLFWVLGGGKGTENPISGTEKKGFNMLLPNPKLKEDSSLDKMSYYDQASIDSIKLQEQKKKDPNYSVGAEDNDNLESKRFFDTDEVAWNDKQNGLKTDYLKPENEKKMYQKLEALQKAIAEPPKEYQSGQDMREFQYQKMPDGESAELKNLEQLMAVMSAPSEPDPELAQLGGMLENILDIQHPERVQEKLRQNSKLQKGKVFSVNRKAEEQNLSSLQTNKVNYEQSANSFYSLDGEINDEQNQNAVEAAVHETQTIVNGSIVKIRLASDVFINGVLIPKNSFVFGTASLKGERLEIKINTIKYQNSIFPVELSVFDIDGIKGIYIPGTINRDVAKASADRSMQSIGLAGVSDSWGAQAAGMGVEAAKSLLSRKVKLIKVAVKAGYKVLLYDEKEKNEQ from the coding sequence ATGGAACATAAAACACTTTCAACCAGAGAGATAAAGAATCGCAGTATGATGCTGGTTCTTCCACTGCTTGTTCTTCCATTTATAACCATGCTGTTCTGGGTGCTTGGAGGAGGCAAAGGAACAGAAAATCCAATTTCAGGAACTGAAAAAAAAGGATTTAATATGCTGCTTCCAAATCCAAAACTAAAGGAAGATTCCAGTTTGGATAAAATGAGCTATTATGACCAGGCATCAATTGATTCTATAAAACTGCAGGAACAAAAAAAGAAAGATCCTAATTATTCGGTTGGTGCGGAAGATAATGATAATCTTGAATCAAAACGTTTTTTTGATACGGATGAGGTTGCATGGAATGATAAACAAAACGGACTGAAAACAGACTATCTAAAACCAGAGAATGAAAAGAAGATGTACCAGAAACTTGAAGCGCTCCAGAAAGCTATTGCGGAGCCTCCAAAAGAATATCAGAGCGGTCAGGATATGAGGGAATTTCAGTACCAGAAAATGCCTGACGGTGAATCAGCCGAGTTAAAAAATCTTGAACAGCTCATGGCAGTCATGAGTGCGCCTTCTGAGCCTGATCCTGAACTTGCCCAGCTTGGCGGCATGCTGGAAAATATTCTGGATATCCAGCACCCAGAACGTGTACAGGAGAAACTGCGTCAGAACTCAAAGCTTCAAAAAGGAAAAGTTTTTTCAGTGAACAGAAAAGCTGAAGAGCAAAACCTGAGCTCTCTTCAGACCAACAAAGTAAATTATGAGCAGTCAGCAAATTCATTTTATTCGCTTGATGGTGAAATCAACGATGAACAAAATCAGAACGCAGTTGAGGCAGCTGTTCATGAAACGCAGACGATTGTCAACGGTTCTATTGTAAAAATCAGACTTGCAAGTGACGTTTTTATCAATGGCGTACTAATTCCAAAAAACAGTTTCGTTTTTGGGACAGCGTCACTTAAGGGAGAAAGGCTTGAAATAAAGATCAATACCATAAAATACCAGAATTCCATTTTCCCGGTTGAACTATCCGTCTTTGATATAGACGGCATTAAAGGCATTTACATTCCTGGAACCATAAACAGGGATGTAGCAAAAGCATCCGCTGACAGGTCCATGCAGAGTATTGGACTGGCAGGAGTCAGTGATTCTTGGGGAGCTCAGGCGGCAGGAATGGGAGTGGAGGCAGCCAAATCACTTTTAAGCAGGAAAGTTAAGCTGATAAAAGTAGCAGTCAAGGCAGGTTACAAAGTGCTTCTCTACGATGAAAAAGAAAAGAATGAACAATAA
- the traK gene encoding conjugative transposon protein TraK, producing the protein MFTKMKNLDTAFRHVRGFTMLVVLACAAITCYALYKSFSSIALMEDKVYILANGKALEAFASDRKDNVPVEARDHVRTFHQFFFSLDPDDKVIKANVTKALYLADNSVKRIYDDLKENGYYSGIISGNISQTVIVDSVSFDINEYPYRFKCFARQNIIRTTSILNRNLITEGTLRNVSRSDNNPHGFLIERFNTLENKDLGTVNRKP; encoded by the coding sequence ATGTTTACGAAGATGAAAAATTTAGATACGGCTTTCCGCCATGTCAGGGGATTTACTATGCTGGTCGTTCTTGCTTGCGCTGCCATAACCTGTTATGCATTGTATAAAAGTTTCAGCTCTATTGCTTTAATGGAAGACAAGGTTTACATCCTGGCAAATGGAAAAGCGCTTGAGGCATTTGCATCAGACCGTAAGGATAATGTACCTGTTGAAGCAAGGGATCATGTCAGGACATTCCATCAGTTTTTCTTCAGCCTTGACCCAGATGATAAAGTAATTAAAGCCAATGTTACCAAGGCCCTGTATCTGGCTGATAATTCTGTCAAGCGCATATACGATGATTTAAAAGAAAACGGATATTATTCGGGAATTATATCAGGAAATATCAGCCAGACTGTTATTGTAGACAGCGTAAGCTTTGATATTAATGAATATCCCTACCGCTTTAAGTGCTTTGCCCGGCAGAACATCATAAGGACAACAAGCATATTGAACAGAAATCTGATTACGGAAGGAACGCTTCGAAATGTTTCAAGGAGCGATAATAATCCGCATGGTTTTCTGATTGAACGCTTCAATACTCTTGAGAACAAAGATCTTGGAACAGTAAACAGAAAGCCATGA
- a CDS encoding prolyl oligopeptidase family serine peptidase produces the protein MGHSFGGYETAYISGKTDIFAASVAGAAPIDLNSFYHAINWRTGKPHMIKFNIGQFRLGVSAYEMPLTYLNNSPLNNVENINKPLLFWSGKNDQQVDWHQSIELYLAMHRLEKNNIMLLYPEEEHSFSDPYNQKDLSIRILQWFNHFLKNEKAFEWIENRG, from the coding sequence ATGGGACATTCTTTTGGAGGCTATGAGACTGCATACATTTCAGGTAAGACTGATATATTTGCAGCTTCGGTTGCTGGTGCTGCCCCGATAGATCTGAACAGTTTCTACCATGCGATTAACTGGCGTACCGGAAAACCCCATATGATAAAGTTTAATATTGGACAGTTTAGATTAGGAGTTTCTGCTTATGAAATGCCTCTTACTTATTTAAATAATTCGCCGCTGAACAATGTAGAAAACATCAACAAACCGCTTCTTTTTTGGAGTGGAAAAAATGACCAGCAGGTTGACTGGCATCAAAGTATTGAACTTTATCTTGCAATGCATCGTCTTGAGAAAAACAATATAATGCTCCTTTATCCAGAAGAAGAACATTCATTTTCGGATCCATACAACCAAAAGGATCTTTCAATTAGAATACTGCAGTGGTTCAATCACTTTCTTAAAAATGAAAAGGCGTTTGAATGGATTGAAAATCGTGGATAA
- a CDS encoding MauE/DoxX family redox-associated membrane protein — MENSRINNNIVSIVSFLFILLFVYAAVNKLFEFETFRVQLAQSPLISVFAAWVSILVPLIELLISLMLLFPKSRFAGLYAALCLMTMFTAYIFIVLHFSSFVPCSCGGILEKMSWNVHLVFNFFFIILALTGLRFYDDYQTRINSNITKASKLKRAGLIMFFSISVVIVLFLSSEEIIHKNNPFIRRYIKKTIKAVYNKDLKFNSYYFAGVSGSKIYLGNLTDPFGVLSIDTLQNMSAEHRIKFIDDGEPFRKIFAKVKPPYFYLIDGTVPIVYKGNIKDWKVTGKIKDIPRFTAAEPIDSVSLFLRNNTGPNSGHQLGIYSESFKPNTKYFPALLQKQIDGIFDTDGMLLYNNDLHEMIYVYYYRNEFIISDKKGNFKRRHTIDTISRAMIKVSDLKEHTERRLSSPPFFVNALSATIKNLLFIHSKVPGRYEDDQIWKRASVVDVYDINKGIYLLSFPLFTENNQKIKDMRATNTHLYILSGNNLDIYSFRGILKEQLKE; from the coding sequence ATGGAAAACTCTAGAATTAACAACAATATAGTTTCTATCGTTAGCTTTTTATTTATACTACTATTTGTGTACGCAGCTGTAAATAAATTATTTGAGTTTGAAACTTTTAGGGTGCAGCTAGCACAGTCACCGCTTATAAGTGTTTTTGCGGCATGGGTTTCTATTTTAGTGCCTTTAATAGAGTTACTTATATCGTTGATGCTTTTATTTCCTAAGTCACGTTTTGCAGGACTTTATGCAGCGCTATGCCTGATGACTATGTTTACTGCTTATATTTTTATAGTGCTACATTTCAGCTCCTTTGTGCCATGTTCATGTGGCGGAATCCTAGAAAAGATGTCCTGGAATGTTCACCTTGTTTTTAATTTCTTTTTTATCATTCTCGCTTTAACTGGTCTACGGTTTTATGATGATTATCAAACAAGAATAAATTCAAATATTACAAAGGCATCCAAGTTAAAAAGGGCTGGACTAATAATGTTTTTCAGCATAAGTGTTGTAATTGTTTTGTTCCTAAGCTCAGAAGAGATCATTCACAAAAATAATCCATTTATTCGGCGATACATTAAAAAGACTATTAAAGCGGTTTATAATAAAGATTTAAAATTTAACTCGTATTATTTTGCAGGCGTTAGTGGAAGTAAAATTTATCTGGGGAATTTAACGGATCCTTTTGGAGTACTAAGCATAGACACTCTTCAGAATATGAGTGCAGAACATAGAATTAAATTTATTGATGATGGAGAGCCTTTTCGTAAGATTTTTGCAAAGGTGAAGCCACCCTATTTTTATCTGATAGATGGTACCGTTCCAATTGTTTACAAAGGGAATATCAAAGATTGGAAAGTAACAGGTAAAATAAAAGATATTCCACGTTTCACAGCTGCCGAACCAATAGACAGTGTAAGTCTGTTCTTACGAAATAATACAGGTCCCAATTCAGGCCATCAGTTAGGCATATATAGCGAAAGTTTTAAACCAAATACGAAATACTTTCCTGCACTTTTGCAGAAGCAGATTGACGGTATTTTCGATACAGACGGGATGCTGCTTTATAACAATGATCTCCATGAAATGATATACGTCTATTATTATCGAAACGAGTTTATAATTTCCGATAAGAAAGGAAACTTTAAGAGAAGACATACAATCGATACGATCAGCAGAGCCATGATAAAAGTTTCGGATTTAAAAGAGCATACTGAGCGCCGTTTAAGTTCCCCGCCATTTTTTGTAAATGCACTATCAGCCACTATTAAAAACCTGTTGTTTATACATTCGAAAGTTCCGGGACGCTATGAGGATGATCAGATTTGGAAGAGAGCATCAGTGGTTGATGTATATGATATTAACAAGGGAATTTATCTACTGAGTTTTCCTCTTTTTACAGAAAATAATCAAAAAATAAAAGATATGCGTGCAACTAATACGCATCTATACATTCTCAGCGGTAATAATCTAGATATCTATTCCTTTAGGGGAATCTTGAAAGAACAGCTGAAAGAATAG
- a CDS encoding plasmid mobilization relaxosome protein MobC, with product MKDEKKNRNRWLHLRLSEQEYKILQKYFAESLCPKLSDFARKNLLQKPVVLKYRNESLDDLISELTRLRTDLNPIGNNFNQAVKKLHSLSQTSDFKMWILGFETDKKILFNSIEDIRMTIRNLAEKWLQS from the coding sequence ATGAAAGACGAGAAAAAAAACAGAAACAGATGGCTCCATCTCAGGCTCAGTGAGCAGGAATATAAGATCCTTCAGAAATATTTTGCAGAGTCTCTGTGCCCAAAACTGAGTGATTTTGCCCGAAAAAATCTGCTTCAAAAACCTGTTGTTTTAAAATACAGAAACGAATCTCTTGATGATTTAATATCCGAATTAACAAGGCTCAGAACAGATCTGAATCCCATTGGAAACAATTTTAATCAGGCAGTGAAAAAACTGCACTCGCTTTCACAGACTTCTGATTTCAAAATGTGGATTCTGGGTTTTGAAACAGATAAAAAAATACTGTTCAATTCTATTGAAGATATTAGAATGACTATCCGAAATCTTGCTGAAAAATGGTTGCAGTCATAA
- a CDS encoding relaxase/mobilization nuclease domain-containing protein, producing the protein MVAVINTGSSVRNIFNYNENKMEAGKAELIGEGNYPAAASELHKESRLKLLLKQLELNTNVKRGSVHISLNFDSSESNISKSKLMEIAQSYMEKIGFGFQPYLVYQHHDAGHPHIHIVSVKVKSDGKRIDMQNIGRNQSETARKEIEKAFNLVPALGRQQEKILNIKPAQGSVLKYGKAETKKAIAAVLNAVIPNYKYTTIGELNAVLNLYNVTAVQGSKDSRMFLHKGLAYQILNDKRQPVGVPLKASSFYMKPTLAYLEIKFAANKIGRNSHLKRVKNAVDLAFIQNRIKSVSDLDRILIRDGIKTAERRNEQEILYGLTYIDHKTKCVFNGSSLGKTYSASGIEERCGVKDFNTGRNAVKILEDNTLKNKPSQSSFISVGELQKIIDSVLQPEFSADFVPSQLKRRKKRKKGKGH; encoded by the coding sequence ATGGTTGCAGTCATAAACACGGGATCATCAGTCAGAAACATCTTCAATTATAATGAAAATAAGATGGAAGCAGGAAAAGCAGAACTCATAGGAGAAGGAAATTATCCTGCAGCAGCCTCTGAACTTCACAAAGAATCAAGGCTTAAACTTCTTTTAAAACAGCTGGAATTAAATACAAATGTCAAGCGCGGAAGTGTGCACATATCACTAAATTTCGATTCCTCTGAAAGCAATATTTCAAAGAGTAAGCTGATGGAAATTGCACAATCTTATATGGAAAAAATCGGGTTTGGATTTCAGCCGTATCTGGTCTACCAGCATCATGATGCGGGACATCCGCACATCCATATAGTGTCTGTAAAAGTGAAGTCCGACGGAAAGAGAATTGACATGCAGAACATAGGCAGGAACCAGTCTGAAACAGCCCGTAAAGAAATTGAAAAGGCATTCAATCTGGTTCCTGCACTGGGCAGACAACAGGAAAAAATACTAAATATAAAACCTGCGCAAGGCAGTGTTTTAAAGTATGGAAAAGCTGAAACTAAAAAAGCAATTGCTGCTGTATTAAACGCAGTAATTCCTAATTATAAATATACCACAATAGGAGAATTAAATGCAGTCTTGAATCTCTACAATGTTACCGCCGTGCAGGGAAGTAAAGATTCAAGAATGTTTCTCCATAAAGGTCTGGCGTACCAGATTCTGAACGATAAGAGACAGCCTGTGGGTGTTCCCTTAAAAGCCAGCAGCTTTTACATGAAACCTACCCTTGCTTATCTCGAAATAAAATTTGCGGCAAATAAGATTGGGAGAAATTCCCATTTAAAGAGAGTAAAAAATGCGGTTGATCTCGCCTTTATACAGAACAGGATAAAGTCAGTTTCTGATCTCGACAGAATTCTTATTCGAGATGGAATTAAAACTGCTGAACGAAGAAATGAACAGGAGATCCTTTATGGCTTAACCTACATAGACCATAAAACAAAATGTGTATTTAACGGAAGCTCTCTAGGAAAAACTTACTCAGCTTCTGGCATAGAAGAACGCTGCGGTGTCAAAGATTTTAACACTGGCAGAAACGCCGTTAAAATTCTTGAGGATAATACATTAAAAAATAAACCATCTCAGTCTTCATTTATTTCTGTTGGCGAGCTGCAGAAAATAATTGATTCGGTGCTCCAGCCCGAGTTTTCTGCTGATTTTGTTCCCTCTCAGCTGAAAAGAAGAAAGAAACGAAAAAAAGGAAAAGGGCATTAA
- the mobC gene encoding conjugal transfer protein MobC: MQTGENEQALRKILDMTRLISMILLGLHFYYYGYNVFKIWGLAGSFGDKLLGNILRTGLFDYFHLSKLISLGFLCISLLGAKGSKNEKLVFKIAFYYMVLGLIAYFLSYFFLIIPATPEKNLVLYVLCTVFGYLLMLAGGTLLSRIIRRNLSHKDIFNRENETFPQEERLLENEYSINLPAHYRLKNKVRKSWINIINPFRGILVAGTPGSGKSYFVIRHIITQHIRKGFSMFVYDFKFDDLSIIAYNTWLQNKHLYKVEPKFYVINFDDLSRTHRCNPLDPKSMDDITDAAESARTILLGLNREWIKKQGDFFVESPINFLTAVIWYLRKYNNGAFCTLPHVIELMQVEYNSLFSLLRTEKEIEILIDPFVSAYLQNVMEQLEGQIASAKISMARLSSAQLYYVLSGNDFTLDINNPKDPKIVCMGNNPLKIQTYGAVLSLYVSRLIKQVNQKERIKSSLIFDEFPTIYLNNIDSLIATARSNKVSTCLGIQDFSQLRKDYGREQADVILNITGNIISGQVNGDTAKQLSERFGKIMQDRESISINSSDTSISRSKQLEAAVPASKISCLSSGEFVGITADNPDCKIELKTFHSEIINNHEQLKKEEDAYQGISPVRIINNTIIERNYLQIKEDISEIVNSEMERLLHDPALSHLAIRKKK; encoded by the coding sequence ATGCAGACAGGTGAAAATGAACAGGCACTTAGAAAAATTTTAGATATGACAAGGCTTATCAGCATGATATTGTTAGGTCTTCATTTCTATTATTACGGATATAATGTGTTTAAAATATGGGGACTTGCAGGCAGTTTTGGGGATAAACTGCTGGGGAATATTTTGCGCACCGGGCTCTTTGATTATTTTCATTTATCTAAGCTGATTTCTTTGGGATTTTTATGCATTTCCCTGCTTGGGGCAAAGGGCAGTAAAAATGAAAAGCTGGTGTTCAAAATTGCATTTTATTATATGGTTTTGGGACTGATCGCTTATTTTTTGAGCTATTTTTTTCTGATCATTCCAGCCACTCCTGAAAAAAATCTGGTTCTTTATGTGCTCTGTACTGTCTTTGGATATCTGCTCATGCTCGCAGGCGGAACACTTTTGTCGAGAATCATAAGAAGAAATCTCAGCCATAAGGATATTTTCAACCGTGAAAATGAAACATTTCCGCAGGAAGAAAGGCTTCTTGAAAATGAATATTCCATTAATCTGCCGGCACATTACAGATTAAAAAACAAAGTCCGAAAAAGCTGGATTAATATCATAAATCCTTTTCGGGGAATCTTGGTAGCAGGAACACCGGGTTCTGGAAAATCCTATTTTGTGATCCGCCACATTATAACCCAGCACATCCGTAAAGGCTTCTCAATGTTTGTATATGATTTTAAGTTTGACGACCTCAGCATAATAGCCTATAACACTTGGCTTCAGAACAAGCATTTATACAAGGTGGAACCTAAATTTTACGTCATTAATTTTGATGACCTGAGCCGCACGCACAGATGCAATCCTCTTGATCCGAAATCAATGGACGACATAACAGATGCAGCTGAATCAGCACGCACTATTCTTTTGGGATTAAACCGTGAATGGATAAAAAAGCAGGGAGACTTTTTCGTTGAATCTCCTATCAATTTTCTTACTGCTGTAATATGGTATCTGCGTAAATACAATAACGGCGCGTTCTGCACCCTGCCTCATGTAATTGAGTTGATGCAGGTTGAATACAACAGTCTTTTTAGCTTGCTAAGAACTGAAAAAGAGATAGAGATTTTGATAGATCCATTTGTTAGTGCCTACCTCCAAAATGTTATGGAGCAACTGGAGGGGCAAATAGCTTCTGCCAAGATATCTATGGCAAGGCTCTCCAGTGCGCAGCTTTACTATGTACTCTCTGGGAATGACTTCACGCTCGACATCAATAATCCCAAAGATCCAAAGATAGTCTGCATGGGAAACAACCCGCTAAAAATACAAACCTATGGCGCCGTTCTCTCGCTTTATGTAAGCAGGCTCATCAAGCAGGTGAACCAGAAAGAGAGAATCAAAAGCAGCCTCATATTTGACGAATTCCCGACTATCTATCTTAATAATATAGACAGCCTGATAGCCACGGCCAGAAGCAATAAGGTAAGCACTTGTCTTGGGATTCAGGATTTCAGCCAGCTACGCAAAGATTATGGCCGAGAACAGGCAGACGTCATACTCAATATCACGGGAAATATCATCAGTGGACAGGTGAACGGCGATACTGCAAAACAGCTGTCAGAACGTTTTGGAAAAATAATGCAGGACCGTGAGAGCATTTCCATAAACAGCTCAGATACCTCCATCAGCAGATCAAAACAGCTGGAAGCTGCTGTGCCTGCTTCTAAGATTTCCTGTTTGAGCTCTGGTGAATTTGTCGGCATTACAGCTGATAATCCGGACTGCAAAATTGAACTCAAAACATTCCATTCCGAGATAATCAATAATCATGAGCAGCTAAAAAAAGAAGAAGACGCATATCAGGGAATCAGCCCTGTGCGCATTATAAACAATACAATTATTGAACGTAATTATCTGCAGATAAAAGAAGATATCTCCGAAATAGTTAATTCAGAAATGGAGCGTCTTTTGCATGACCCTGCCTTGTCCCATTTGGCTATCAGAAAGAAGAAATAG
- a CDS encoding ABC-three component system middle component 1 yields MKQEVLFKKFSKNALDDELRASFKDIVFFELGEIIFGGSVIVAFVQFDTEDNLKIEWKDFNNFVTAQYLSNIKDEYSKWNFYVFYLSGEKISRELKYEIENNKFSSRKIICEEINSEIDQALINKIISEYIVNDSIDFSLDNEYSDIFSKDLLIEKALGDLVSGVGKNLKEQDLSDVLAKLEKEMNNEN; encoded by the coding sequence ATGAAACAAGAGGTATTATTTAAGAAATTTAGTAAAAATGCGCTTGATGATGAATTGAGAGCAAGCTTTAAAGATATAGTTTTTTTTGAGTTAGGAGAAATCATTTTTGGAGGCAGTGTAATAGTGGCATTTGTACAATTCGATACAGAAGATAATTTGAAAATAGAGTGGAAGGATTTTAACAATTTTGTTACGGCTCAGTATCTTTCAAATATTAAAGATGAGTATTCAAAATGGAATTTTTACGTATTTTATCTAAGTGGCGAGAAGATATCAAGGGAGCTCAAATATGAGATAGAGAACAATAAATTTAGCAGCAGAAAAATTATCTGCGAAGAAATTAATTCAGAAATTGACCAGGCATTGATCAATAAAATTATCTCAGAATATATTGTTAATGACAGTATAGATTTTAGTCTCGATAATGAGTATTCAGATATATTTTCAAAGGATTTGTTAATTGAAAAAGCACTTGGAGATTTAGTAAGTGGAGTGGGAAAAAATCTTAAGGAACAAGATTTATCAGATGTATTAGCCAAACTAGAAAAAGAGATGAACAATGAAAATTAA
- a CDS encoding ABC-three component system protein: protein MECTLERFTVKVADGSGCLFQPLDSDYSYVLTAKHVVEGVDDLIIVRQVLSTHGEVENQRIEVLERPYFNSDPSKDVAIIKVRKVEGLELLLRSDQYLNEKEGYSLCGHPESRAHEGFSFRSNNLVINNSTEFNYIEGEVEKNVTHSEVIGQSGGGIIKKEETCFLLAGIQIRMVARDNVESLSRIVFAPLSFFDEIIAENNEKLSALFPPYFASLEIIHEEVFPLTGILLTPQKEELLKNQLKIIAKNLCEVFRVQDVLDFYKDSIIANGTDKSYVSHKQLWIAFLELISINQLSIFDRDLTFEDLRAIRKKHNLIFIDCNNWVKKLDLIMKSDLSSVDSGGYIVVSSTKDTKPTTVELDTDYVQDICSVPAEQMLISSSVTKVAEDLKIIHIYKFQKHIIENFNSFRNINVSNVKQTIIDETRGII from the coding sequence ATGGAATGTACTTTAGAACGCTTTACAGTAAAAGTTGCAGATGGCAGCGGCTGCCTATTCCAACCTTTAGATAGCGATTATAGTTATGTTCTTACAGCAAAGCATGTAGTGGAAGGAGTTGATGATTTAATAATAGTCAGGCAAGTTCTTTCTACTCATGGTGAGGTTGAGAACCAAAGAATAGAGGTTTTGGAGAGACCATATTTTAATTCAGATCCTAGTAAAGACGTCGCAATAATTAAGGTCAGAAAGGTAGAAGGATTGGAGTTGCTTTTACGCTCAGATCAGTATCTAAATGAAAAAGAAGGATATAGTTTGTGCGGGCATCCAGAATCTAGAGCACATGAGGGATTCTCCTTTAGAAGCAACAATTTAGTTATCAACAATTCTACAGAGTTTAATTACATTGAAGGGGAAGTTGAAAAAAATGTTACTCATTCTGAAGTTATAGGTCAGTCAGGCGGAGGAATTATAAAGAAAGAAGAGACATGTTTTTTACTAGCTGGAATACAGATAAGAATGGTTGCCCGTGATAATGTTGAATCTCTATCAAGGATTGTTTTTGCTCCACTGTCTTTTTTTGATGAAATTATTGCAGAAAACAACGAAAAGCTATCAGCCTTGTTTCCTCCATATTTTGCTTCTTTAGAGATTATTCATGAAGAGGTATTTCCATTAACAGGAATATTATTGACACCTCAAAAGGAGGAATTGTTGAAAAATCAGTTAAAAATAATCGCAAAAAATTTATGTGAAGTATTTCGGGTGCAGGATGTCTTAGATTTTTATAAAGATTCAATTATTGCTAATGGAACAGATAAATCGTATGTTTCACATAAGCAACTTTGGATCGCATTTTTAGAATTAATCTCAATAAACCAGTTGTCAATTTTTGATAGAGACTTGACCTTTGAAGATCTTAGGGCTATAAGAAAAAAGCATAATCTAATTTTCATTGATTGCAATAATTGGGTTAAAAAACTTGATTTAATCATGAAGTCAGATCTGTCTTCTGTTGATTCAGGAGGCTACATTGTTGTCAGCAGCACGAAAGATACTAAACCTACTACGGTGGAACTCGATACTGATTATGTTCAGGATATTTGCAGTGTTCCAGCTGAACAAATGTTGATTAGCAGTTCTGTAACTAAAGTTGCGGAAGATTTAAAAATAATACATATTTATAAGTTTCAAAAACATATAATTGAAAATTTTAATTCTTTCAGAAATATTAACGTAAGTAATGTAAAACAAACTATAATTGATGAAACAAGAGGTATTATTTAA